A window of the Gossypium hirsutum isolate 1008001.06 chromosome A03, Gossypium_hirsutum_v2.1, whole genome shotgun sequence genome harbors these coding sequences:
- the LOC107885978 gene encoding abscisic acid 8'-hydroxylase 2, with protein sequence MQLLFPSLPLPPHTFLPTFTAFYGCHLPFLITPIVLFYLMVVLVVVMLLLLLSVHQWRHPKDKPLPPGSMGWAYIGETLKLYKENPNSFFANRQKRYGDIFKSHILGCPCVMISSPDAAKIVLVTKAHLFKPTYPPSKEKMIGPEAIFFHQGPYHSRLKKLVQASFLPSAIRGSVSEIEQIVLKFLPAWENTTLNTLQEMKRYAFDVAMISAFGHKQDKEINGIKQLYQCLEKGYNSMPLDLPGTPFNKAMKARKLLNETLRRLIKERRENEKQGGGGGLLGVLLGDQNQKVDQLSDSQIADNVIGVIFAAHDTTASVLTWLLKYLHDNGNLLEAVTREQEGVRREIIEANRRLMWDDTRHMPLTTRVIQETLRTASILSFTFREAVEDVEFEGYYIPKGWKVLPLFRTIHHCADFFPKPEKFDPSRFEVPPKPNTFMPFGNGVHSCPGSELAKLEMLVLLHHLTTKYRWQVVGDEDGIQYGPFPVPKKGLPVRVTPRNI encoded by the exons ATGCAACTCCTTTTCCCCTCATTGCCACTACCACCCCACACTTTTCTACCAACTTTCACAGCTTTCTATGGTTGTCACCTTCCCTTTCTCATTACACcaattgttttgttttatttgatgGTGGTTTTGGTGGTGGTGATGCTGCTGTTGTTGTTGTCAGTTCATCAATGGCGGCACCCCAAGGACAAACCCCTGCCACCTGGTTCCATGGGTTGGGCTTATATTGGTGAAACTCTCAAGCTTTACAAAGAGAATCCCAATTCTTTCTTTGCCAACCGCCAAAAAAG GTATGGAGATATATTCAAAAGCCACATATTAGGATGCCCCTGTGTGATGATTTCAAGCCCTGATGCAGCTAAGATTGTGTTGGTCACAAAGGCTCATCTTTTCAAACCAACTTATCCACCAAGCAAGGAGAAGATGATAGGGCCTGAGGCCATATTCTTCCATCAAGGTCCTTACCATTCAAGGCTGAAGAAGCTGGTTCAGGCCTCTTTTTTACCCTCTGCAATTCGAGGTTCAGTTTCTGAGATTGAGCAGATTGTTCTTAAATTCCTACCAGCTTGGGAAAACACCACTCTTAACACCTTGCAAGAAATGAAGAGA TATGCTTTTGATGTGGCAATGATTTCTGCCTTTGGCCATAAACAAGACAAGGAAATCAACGGAATCAAGCAGCTCTATCAATGCCTTGAAAAGGGTTACAATTCCATGCCTTTAGAtcttccaggaactcctttcaaTAAAGCAATGAAG GCTAGGAAGCTGTTGAATGAGACCCTGAGAAGATTgataaaagaaagaagagaaaatgagaaaCAAGGTGGTGGAGGAGGGTTGCTGGGTGTTCTATTGGGTGACCAAAACCAAAAGGTTGATCAACTCAGTGATTCCCAGATTGCAGATAATGTAATTGGTGTAATCTTTGCTGCTCATGATACCACTGCAAGTGTCCTAACATGGCTGTTAAAATACTTGCATGACAATGGAAATTTACTAGAAGCTGTCACT AGAGAACAAGAAGGTGTTCGACGAGAAATAATCGAAGCAAATCGCAGGCTTATGTGGGATGATACAAGGCACATGCCATTGACTACCAGG GTGATTCAAGAGACATTAAGAACAGCAAGTATTCTGTCATTCACCTTCAGGGAAGCAGTggaagatgttgagtttgaaggCTATTACATCCCCAAAGGTTGGAAGGTTCTTCCTCTCTTTAGAACCATTCATCATTGCGCGGATTTCTTCCCTAAACCCGAGAAATTTGACCCTTCGAGATTCGAG GTACCGCCAAAACCCAACACGTTTATGCCCTTTGGGAATGGAGTACACTCTTGTCCAGGCAGTGAACTGGCCAAGCTTGAGATGTTGGTGCTCCTCCACCATCTCACCACAAAATACAG GTGGCAAGTTGTGGGAGATGAGGATGGAATCCAGTATGGTCCCTTTCCAGTGCCCAAAAAGGGCTTACCTGTAAGGGTCACCCCAAGAAATATATAG